In Flavobacterium praedii, the DNA window TGCATTAAGATTCTCAATCAGAGCACCATGCCCACCAGGTCTAAAAACCAACATCCCTTTTTCATTGCGAAAAGGTTTATTTTTAGCATCTACAGCAATGGTATCCGTTTCCATTTTTTGATACGAATAACTTACCTCTATGTTGGTATTTGATTTTGCTTCAATTTTACCCTTTTCCTTTTTAATAATATCCTCAAATTGTGTTTGATGGTTTTCAGTAACTGTTAGATGCAAATTGGACTGATTATTCGATGCGGCGTAAAAAGCACATTCATACAGATGCTCTTCAATTGGAGTTGCTACATGAGTTTCGTATTTGTGAAACGGTAGAATTCCTTTTGGTTTATTAGCAAAATCAAAATATTTTGGTGACAAAAGCATCTTTATGAAATAATAGTTTTTATAATCTCTTTCCAATGCATTAAAATCAGGATAAATCTCCTTTAATTTTAAGTCTACGGCTTCAAAAAAGGAGAACTTATCCATCCCAACAATAAAAAGTGACAATTCAGTATCTTTTTTTCTATTGATATAAGCATTTATAGTTTCATTTCCGAAATCAAATTCATTCAAAAAAGTACTTAAAAACTTAAACATTCTGGATGCTGCCCCTGATGCAGGAACAAATTTCTTTATTTTAAAAGTATTTTTATTAGCATCAAAAAGATTTGCTTTTTGCTCAAATTCAGCTTCTGATAATTTTAGAATTCCATTATTTATAGTCGCAGGTTGAACCAAAATACTTTTTAGTATACCCTCATTAAATATAGCCAATTGATTTTTAATATTTTCCAATGAAATCCCATGCTCATAAATTTGCAAATAATCCAAAGATGTGAAACCCATTTGCAAAGCTAGAGTCAATTCTTCGATGATGGCAACTGCTTTTTTCAAACGAATTTCCTTATTGCCTGAAATGGTAATAAATGGTTTTTTATTATCAATTAAGGATTGTTTAAAAACTTCAAATACAGTTTCCCTACCCTCTGGACTGTCTCTTAGCCCATCATCTTCCCATGGCACATCAATATCAGTTAGAAAAAACAAATCATATTGATGAGCACGAGCTGCTTTATCCAATAAAGAATCACAATAATCATAATACAATTCAGAAAAAACCTTGGTTACCAATAAATTTGTATCGCAAAAAAGGTATTTATTGGCTATTAATGCGCTTTCATTTTCCAATTTAGTTTGGCCATAAGCAATGGGTAACATATCATCAATATCACAAATACCACGACCACTATCTAATTTTTCTTGTAGATAATCGCGAGCGAATTCGGGAACCCAAACCGTCTTGTAATATTCGGCGAGCTGTGTCGCCAAAGTAGTTTTACCAGTAGATTCTGGACCAAAAATGGCAACTTTTATAATTGGTGTAGCTCCTGATTTTGCGAGCTGTTCAAGATTTTCTTCCATTCTAAATAGCCATAAACGGCAATAATTGTAAATACTATATATTGAAAACTTGTAAAGGTATATCCTTTTGCAAAATAAAGCGGTATCGAAAGTAAATCTCCTACAATCCAAAAAATCCAATTTTCGATTTTTCTTTTGGCCATCAACCACATACCTACGAAAAATAGTGCTGTTAAAAGTGTATCTACATAGGAATACCAAGTAGTAAATTTATTAAAATAAAGATAAACCAAAATAACAAAAATAAGAGTTGCCACAAAAATGAATATTCCAATGATTTTCTCTTTACTAGTCATTAGTGAAATCGGAAATTCAGCAACATCTCCTTTTTTTCGAGTCCAGTGATACCAGCCATAAATACTCATTACAAAGTAATAAACATTGATCATGGAATCCCCCAACAAGCTCCACTGCCAAAGCAAATAAGCATAAATAAAAGTGCTAACTAATCCCGTAGGAAAAACCCAAATACTATCTTTTTTGGCACACCAAACACTCCAAAGCCCAAAAAAAACAGCTATAAGTTCCAAGTACACTTCATGAACAGGGTACTCTTTATATTGAGAAAAAAAATAATCGAACATTTATTTTTAAAGTTTAGGAATTTAATTACTGTGATTAAAAAAATCAGGATCATTTTCAAAAGCGGTTCCAATTACTACCAAATCGGCTCCAGCTTCATAAGCATTTTGAATCCCTTGCAAATCTATAATTCCGCCGCCTACAATTAGTGGAATTTCGATATTATTTGAAACTTTTTTTATCATTTCAATAGGGATAGCCTGTTTGGCACCACTACCCGCTTCGAGATAAATAAGTTTATGACCTAACATTTCCCCAGCTTGAGCGGTATGCATCACATAATCACTATTATTTCTATCTAATGGCTTGGTGTTACTAACTCTAGCAACAGCTGTTTCATCACCGCTTTCGATTAATAAATAACCAGTAGAAATAATTTCGAGTTGGGTTTTCTTTAAGATTGGAACCGCATTTATTTGATGGGTTATCAAATAATCCGAATTCCGGCCAGATATTAGGGAAAGAAACAAAATCGCGTCAGCATTGGCTGAAATTTGAGATGGATTTCCAGGGAAAAGTACAATTGGTAAAGCATCCTGCCCTATTAAGGTGGAATTTTGACGAATTGTCAGAATCAACTCGTCTAATATGTTATTTTGAACTTGACTTCCTCCAATAAAAATATGCGTTGCTGGCGATTGATAGATTTTTTGGATTAAATAATCCATTTTATTCAAGTCAATTTTATCGGGATCAAGTAGAATGGCGAGTAACTTACGGTTTTCGGTCTTAGCCTGAAGAATGGCATTATAAATATTGGTCATAGGCAATTACACAGAGATTCGCAAAGAGAAAGCAAAGCTACGCAAAGTTTTAAAATTATTTTTCTATTATTCAAAAGCGTACACAAGAGTGAAATTTTGCTTAATTCCTTTTTCATCATAAGAATCAAATTCCTCAAAACAAACCTTAAAATCTCTGATTATAGCATCAAAGTGAAGTTCTGCTTTGGCTTGCGTATCATTCATTTCAAAAGCATCGACTTTAATATGATCTTTGAAACTGATTCCTTTTTCGTTTCTGATTTTAAAAATCGCTTCTTTGGCGCCCCAAATCACGGTCAGTTTTCGAATATATTCCTCTTTTTGATCAGGATTCAAAAAAGAAAACTCCGTATCAGCAAATTTATCAGCGATGCGGATGATTTTCTCCCGTTGCAATTCAATGTCGATTCCAACGACTGCATCACTTAAAATAATAGCCGAAAATTGATGGGAATGCGTAATAGAAATGTGTTTGCCATCATGCAAATGTGGTTTTCCAAATTCATCATAATACAAATCAAAATCCGTATAATCTGCAACTTGAAATAATTTACGAACACTCAAGAAAGCGCGTTGGTGTATTTCGGATTTCATATTGTTCAAACGTTTCAGGTTGCTGTCATTGAGAACAACTGCTTCAAAAAGTTCTTGATACGATTCGGTTATTTCCCAAACGAGGATTTGGGTTGAGGAGTTTAATATAATGGTTTTGTATAATGGCATTATTGAAATATGAGTTTCGAATGATGAATTATGAATTATTAGCTCATAAACGTTGTCTGTATTTTTAGAGCCCCGATAGCAGTGGAAATCCTTTTTTGAGCCGATTTTTCTTCGGCTTAAAAAAGATTGTAACGAATAGCGGGATTAGCTCCTAAAAAATATTTATCTAATGTTCAAAAGATTAAGACATTAAACAAATCACAAATCTCGTATAAATTAGTTTATTTCTAAACTTATTGCCTAAATTTGCAAAAAATTTTACAATACAAATATACTATAAATGAGTACAACGACTATGCCTTTTGTGGCTTTCAAAGTAAAAGACATTTCTCTAGCAGCCTGGGGAAGAAAAGAAATTGAACTAGCTGAAGCTGAAATGCCAGGTTTAATGGCACTTCGTGCAGAATATAAAGACGAACAACCACTTAAAGGTGCTCGTATTGCTGGATGTTTGCACATGACGATTCAAACTGCTGTTTTGATCGAAACATTGATTGCTCTTGGTGCTGAAGTGACTTGGAGTTCTTGTAACATTTTCTCTACTCAAGATCAAGCTGCTGCTGCTATTGCTGCTGCTGGAATTCAAGTGTATGCTTGGAAAGGTTTGAATGAAGTAGATTTTGACTGGTGTATTGAGCAAACATTATTCTTTGGTGAAGACAGAAAACCATTGAACATGATTCTTGATGACGGTGGAGATTTGACTAATATGGTTATTGATCGTTACCCAGAATTGGTTGCTGGAATCAAAGGATTGTCTGAAGAAACTACAACAGGAGTTCATAGATTGTACGAAAGAGTAAAAGCTGGAACATTACCAATGCCTGCTATCAATGTAAATGACTCGGTTACTAAATCAAAATTCGACAACAAATACGGATGTAAAGAATCTGCTGTTGACGCGGTTCGTCGTGCTACTGATATTATGTTGGCTGGAAAAAGAGTAATCGTTTGTGGATATGGTGATGTTGGAAAAGGAACTGCAGCTTCTTTTAGAGGTGCAGGATCTATTGTAACGGTTACCGAAATTGATCCAATTTGTGCTTTGCAAGCTGCAATGGACGGTTTTGAAGTTAAAAAATTAGATACGGTTGTTGCTAATGCTGATATCATCATCACTACAACTGGAAATAAAGATATCGTTTTGGGTTCTCATTTCGAAAAAATGAAAGACAAAACAATTGTTTGTAACATCGGACACTTTGATAACGAAATTGACATGGCTTGGTTGAACAAAAACCACGGTGCTTCAAAAATCGAAATCAAACCACAAGTTGATAAATACACTATCGCTGGAAAAGACATTATTATCTTGGCAGAAGGTCGTTTGGTTAACCTTGGTTGCGCTACAGGTCACCCAAGTTTTGTAATGAGTAACTCGTTTACCAACCAAACTTTGGCTCAAATCGAATTATGGAAAAATAGTGCTGCTTACAATAATGAAGTGTATATGTTACCAAAACATTTGGATGAAAAAGTAGCGATGTTGCACTTAGCTAAATTAGGCGTTGAATTGGAAACTTTACGTGATGATCAAGCAGCTTACATTGGAGTTGAAGTTGAAGGTCCATTCAAACCAGAATATTACAGATACTAGTAATTTTTTTAGTTTGAAAATTTCAGTTCCGACAACTATCGGAATTCGATTTCTTCTAATATTCTAATATATAGATCAAGCCCGACAGATTTTAAAATCTGTCGGGCTTTCTTTTTTAATTTAAAATTTTACAATTAAAAAATACTGACATTAATAAAAACAATCAGCTCTCCCTTATACTTTTTTCATACTTAACCCACAACATCAAAGCTTATAGTCTATTAAAGATTAGTTTTTTTTCTAAATAACAGAAATTAAATTTAAACGCATTTTTTATTATTCAAAAAAAAAATCAATACCTTAGTGTCTATTATAAAATAAAAAAGACCGATTTACTCTTTAATTACCAACTCAAAACAAGATGCTTTGAAAAGAAAATCCCCCCTCTTCCTTTTATTTGTTTTTTTGATAATCTCTCAAATTAATTTTGCTCAAGAGAAAAAACCCAAAGTCGTATTGGTTTTGAGTGGTGGAGGAGCAAAAGGTATTGCACATATACCTCTTTTACAAACCTTAGACTCCTTACACATTGTTCCCGACCTTATAGTTGGAAACAGTATGGGAAGTGTTATTGGAGGCTTGTATGCTATGGGATATTCTGGTGACAGTATTGCAAATATTACCAAAAACATAGATTGGGACAAATTACTAGGAGGAGGAATGTCTTTAAAAAGTGTTAGCGTTGAAGAAAAAAGTGAGTTTCAACGCTATTTAGTCGGTATAGGAATAAAAGATGGAAAACCAAATAGTGTTAGTTCTATATTAAACGACCAAAATTTAAGAGAATATCTTTCTGAGTTAACCTTCCCTGTATACAATATTAAAGATTTCGACAATTTAGCAATCCCTTTTAGAGCAATGGCTACCGATTTAGTATATGGTAAAGAAATTGTTCTAAACAAAGGAAGCTTAGCCTATGCCATGCGCGCAAGCATGTCTTTACCCGCGGTATTCAAACCCATGCCTTACGATGAAACAATCTTGGTAGACGGCGGTGTAATGAATAATTTTCCGACTGATGTTGCCAAACAAATGGGAGCTGATATCATAATTGGTAGTGATGTTGGTGGCGGAATGGAACCCAAAGACAAACTGGACAGTTTTCTAACTGTATTAATGCAAACGAGTATGTTTCCTAGTAACATCAAAGATCCAGAAAATCGAAAACTCTGTAACATCTTAATAGACCACATGCCGAATTTGCGCTTTTCTACAGCAGATTTTGCAAAAAGCAATGAAATCTACAAAGATGGTAAGATAGCCACAAACCTTAATCTAAATGCATTAGTTACTTTATCCGAAAAATTAAAAGGATACAAACAACGAACACATGAATTACCAAAAGTCTCGAACGAATTTATCATCGATACCATTGTGTATAAAAATATTAGCAAGGAAAACATTCCACTTGTAATAGCGAGAACAAACATTAAAACACATACAAAATATACAACCAAAGATTTGATTGAAGGCATCAATAGAGCCATGGGTACCAATCTTTTCACTCAAATCACCTATAGCTACTTTTTAAAAAATGGAGACAAACTTGGGCTTCTATTAAATGGTTTTGAATATGCAAAAAATCAAATCAATGCATCACTTCATTTTGACACCTATAGAGGCGTTGGTTTAATTCTTAATTACACAGCAAGAAACGTTTTAGCAGAATCATCTCGGTTAATTATTACTGGAGACATTGCCGAACAACCAAAAGTTAGAATTGATTTTCAGAAAAATTTTGGGAAAAAGAAAGACTGGTGGTGGGGATCCGAACTGTATGGTGCTTTTCTAAATCAAGAAATTTTTATTGATGGAAAATCTGCAGACAATATGAAATACAATACATTCGAATTCAACAATGAAGCAAATCTGAATCTAAATTCTCTTAAAAGCTATGTTGGTTTTGGATTAAACTACTTGTATACTGAGGTAAAACCTAAAAATGACCCAAAATTAAATCCGAATATACTTTCCTTAAATAATTATAACTATGAAAACATTGAGATAAATGCTCATTATTCTTATAATGATATGGACAAAGTTTTTTTTGCTACTAATGGCACTATTCTAAAAGCAAACATAAACCATTCCCTTTTAAGCAATGCTAGCATTAATTTCACTGATCCCAATTATATAGATCCTTCAGGACCTACAAATGGATATACGAAAATGGGTTTTACATTTGAGAAAAGATTTAAACTAAAAAACAAAACAACTTACATAATGGGGTTTGACTCCAACTTTATTTTCCAAGATGATCTCAAAGAGAATGAAATTTCTTTCTCAGATTATGGCTATGCAGCAAAAAATTTCCTTGGGGGAATTATACCTTGTTCTGGAAGCAATCGCTATGCGTTACCTGGATTATATGAAGATGAACTGAGTGTAACTCAATTTATGGGAGTTCGCTTGGGAGTACAATTTAATCCGACTGGCAAAATCTATCTTACTCCTCATTTTAACATTGCTTCTGTTGGGTTTGATAATTTTAACGATTATATAGGCAATGCATTTTTCCCAAAAGGGAATTGGGATTATAACAAAGAAACTAGCTTTTTAATGTCAGGAGGAGGCACAATATCATATCAATCCATTTTAGGTCCAATTCACTTTGATACTTCATGGATTAGCAATATCGACAAAGTAAGATTGTTTTTTAGCGTTGGTTTTTCATTTAATACATCAAATTAAGCCAGATAATCTTAATAAAAACAGCTCCAATTACAATAATAAAAATTTATACCAGGTCTAACAAAAAAACCCGCTTCTTTCGAAACGGGTTTTGCAATGCTATTAAATCTTTATGATTATGCTTCAAATGGAAGTATAGAAACATAAGATTTATTATCTTTTTTCTTTTGGAAGGCAACAACACCATCAACTCTTGCATGTAAAGTATGATCTTTACTAATGTAAACGTTTTCACCTGGATTATGTTTTGAACCTCTTTGTCTTACGATGATGTTCCCAGCAATAGCAGCTTGACCACCAAAAATCTTAACGCCTAAACGTTTTGATTCTGATTCTCTACCATTCTTCGAACTACCGACACCTTTCTTGTGAGCCATGACGTATTAGTTTATTTTGTTATTATTCTTGTGTATCTTCTTTTTTAGCTTTAGGAGCTTTTTTTACTTTAGGAGCTACTGCTTCTTCTGTAGTTGCTTCAACAGCTGCTTTTTTTGGAGCTGCTTTTTTAGCTGATCCACCTGCAGTAATACCTTCAATTACAATTTGAGTAAGATATTGTCTGTGACCGTTTCTCTTTTTGTACCCTTTTCTTCTTTTCTTTTTGAAAACGATAACTTTATCTCCTTTTAAGTGTTGTAACACTTTAGCTTCTACTGAAGCACCTTCTATAGCTGGGGCGCCTATTGTGATTGAACCGTTATCGTCAACTAAATAAACTTTGTCAAAAGAAACTTTTGAACCTTCTTCATTTGCTAAACGGTGAACGTAAACCTTTAGGTCTTTGCTAACTTTAAACTGTTGCCCTGCTATCTCTACGATTGCATACATACTGAATTGTTTTAATAATTTTTAAGGTTGCAAATATACAATTAAATATTTACCCTGCAATCCTTTAATAAAAAAATATTACTAGTATGATTTAAAGCAACTTTATGCCTCTTTTGATCGAAATTAATCTCGATTCAGTAAAATAATGTTAATTCTTTATTAAAGTAGAATAACCTTACTTTTGTAGCACAAAAAAAAGTAATTTTGATGTAACTAAAATCTATTAAAACTACTAATAGAGAATAAAATTATTAATCTTTATGAAAAAATCAATAATGATGTTAAGTGCTGCATTAATGTTAGGCGGAGTTGCTTCGGCTCAAAAAGTAGCTTTCGAAGAATACGATTTAGATAATGGGCTACATGTTATATTACACCACGACGCATCTGCACCAGTCGTAATCACATCTGTAATGTACCATGTAGGCGCCAAGGACGAAAACCCAGACCGAACTGGCTTTGCTCATTTTTTTGAGCACTTACTGTTCGAAGGAACACAAAATATTAAAAGAGGGGAATGGTTTAAGATTGTAACTTCGAATGGAGGAACCAACAATGCCAATACCACAGACGATAGAACTTATTATTATGAAATATTCCCATCCAATAATTTAGAATTAGGCCTTTGGATGGAATCCGAAAGATTAATGCATCCGATCATTAACAAGATTGGAGTAGACACTCAAAATGAAGTTGTAAAAGAAGAAAAAAGAACAAGTTATGACAACCGCCCTTATGGAAACATCCTTTCGGCTGTTAAAGAAAATATGTTCAAAAACCACCCGTATCGCTGGACAACCATTGGCTCTATGAAAGATTTGGATGCCGCAACACTAGAAGAGTTTCAAGCTTTCAACAAAAAATTCTACTTACCCAACAACGCCGTTTTGGTAGTTGCAGGTGATTTTGAGAAAAAACAAGCCAAAGAATGGGTTCAAAAATATTTTGGCCCAATTGCTAAAGGCGAAGTAATTCCTAAGAAAACATTCTTAGAAGAACCAATTACACAAACCATAAAAGCTACTTACGAAGATCCAAACATTCAAATCCCAATGTTGGTGGCCAGTTACCGAACTCCTTCTATGAAAAGCAGAGATGCTCGAGTATTAGACTTAATTTCTTCCTACTTAAGCGATGGAAAAAGCTCTAAATTATACAAAAAAGTAGTAGATGAGAAAAAAATGGCCTTGCAAATTGGCGCAGTTGGTTTTAGTCAAGAAGATTATGGTATGTATATATTGTATGGCTTGCCAATGGGAAATTTTACCACTACGGACATTCTAAAAGAAATTGATGAAGAGATCGTAAAAATTCAAACCGATTTGATTTCTGAAAACGATTATCAAAAACTACAAAACAAGTTTGACAATAATTTTGTCAATACCAATTCAACGATCGAAGGTATTGCCAACAATCTTGCCTCTTTTTACTTACTGTATAAAGACGTAAACTTAATCAATACAGAAATCGAACTGTATCATTCCATTACACGTGAAGAGATAAGAGCCGTTGCACAAAAATACCTAAATCCAAATCAGCGTTTACTTTTAGATTATATACCTGCCAAAGCAAAACCTCTTAACTAAGAAACCGATATCATGAAAAAAACAAGTATACTATTCATCCTTTTATTTCTAACAGGAATCATGCAAGCACAAGATCGCACGCAACCCAAACCAGGAAAATCACCAATTATAAATATCAAAAAACCACAGACCTTTGTTTTGGCCAATGGCATGAAAGTACTGGTTGTAGAAAATCATAAATTACCAAGAGTTTCCTTTAATTTAACTTTGGATAATACTCCTTTTACTGAAGGCAACAAAAAAGGCGTTGATGAATTGACCAGTAATCTAATTGGCAATGGTAGTAAAAAAACAAACAAAGTAGCTTTCAATGAAGAAATTGACTTTCTGGGGGCAGATATCAGTTTCAGTTCTCATGGCGCTACCGCAAACTCTCTTTCTAAATATGGCGGCAGAGTATTAGAGCTAATGGCAGAAGGCGCATTACACCCAAACTTCACTCAAGAAGAATTTGACAAAGAAAAAGCCAAATTAATCGAAGGAATGAAATCAGAAGAAAAAAGTGTTCCTGCAATTGCCAATCGTGTAGTTGATGCTTTAGCATACGGTAAAAACCATCCATCCGGAGAATTTATGACCGAAGCAACCTTAAACAATGTTACTCTTGCAGATGTTGAAGCAAATTACAAATCCTACTTTGTTCCTGAAAATGCATATTTAATAATCATTGGAGATGTAAAATACAATAATGTAAAAGTTGCTGTAGAAAAATTATTTGGTACATGGGAGAAAAAAAACACTCCAAAAACGACTTATGACACTCCGATAAACGTATCAAATTTACAAATCAATTTAGTTGATGTGCCTAATGCAGTACAGTCTGAAATCACATTGGTAAACACTGTAGATTTAAAAATGGGAGATCCTGACTTTTTCCCGGCAGTAATCGCGAACCAAATATTAGGAGGCGATTTCAACAGTTATCTGAACATGAATCTACGCGAAAAACATGCTTGGACATATGGAGCAAGATCAAATGTAGGAGCTGGAAAATACACTTCAAAATTCTTTGCCAAATCTGCTGTAAGAAATGCAGTAACAGATAGCGCCGTAGTAGAATTTGTCAAAGAAATCAAAAGAATCCGTATCGAAAAAGTAAGCGATGAAGTCCTAGCAACCGTAAAAGCTGGTTATATTGGTAGATTTGTTATGCAAGTTGAAAAACCTCAAACTGTAGCACGATATGCCTTAAACATCGAAACCGAAAAACTTCCCGCAGATTTTTACGAAAAATACATTCAAACCATTAACGCAGTAACTGCTGACGATGTATTGCGTGTGGCCAACAAATATTTCCTTATTGACAACATCCGAATTGTAATTGCTGGAAAAGGATCCGAGATTGCTTCAGGATTGGAAAAACTAAAAATTCCGATGTTTTATTTTGACAAATACGGAACGCCTCTTGAAAAACCAGTTTTGAAAAAAGAAATTCCGGTTGGAGTTACAGCCAAAACCGTTTTTGAAAATTACATCAAAGCTATTGGTGGAGAGAAAGCAGTTACCGCTGTAAAAACTATCGCAATGGTTGGATCTACTTCAATACCACAAGCCCCGATGCCATTAACGTATACTTCCAAAACAGATACCAAAGGAAATTCAATGATAGAAATCGCAATGGGAGCCATGAGTATGATGAAACAAGTAGTTAATCAAAAGGGAGCCTATGCAATGCAACAAGGACAACGCAAAGATTTCACAGGTGCCGAATTGGCCGAAATGAAAGCAGCAGCAACTCCATTTGAAGAAGTACTGTTGTTAAAAAATCCTGCTTTGACCATCGACCGTATTGAAACCATCAACGGAAACGATGCTTTTGCCATAAAAAACGGGAAAAGTACTTATTTCTATGACACCAAAACTGGTTTAAAACTAGCGGAGTCCAAAACAGTAGAACAAGCTGGTCAAACAATGACAGTAACTACCAATTTTGAAGATTACAAAGAAGTAAAAAATGTAAAAGTACCTTTCAATATCATCCAAAATGTAGGTATCGAACTAGACATCAAAATGTCTGAAATCACTATCAACGAAGGAGTAAAAGATACCGATTTTCAATAATCAAAATCTCACTTAAATTACTAAAGACTGTCTTAATCGGCAGTCTTTTTTTTTGTAAAAAATTGGGGTGTGCCACCATTAAGCAAAGGGGGCAACTTATCGGACCGCTTATTCGCCCCCTTTGCTTAATGCTGTCGGGCTATTGCCGTTACTTCGGTAACTTGGCGCTATCCCTCACACGGCTTTACGGTATTAAAGACCAATTTTAAACTATTTCTTAGCAGACAAATAAACCCCAATCAAAATCACAAAAGCACCAACACTCTGAACAGGAGTTAACATTTCATGATCCAACAACCCCCAAAAGAAAGCCACTACAGGAATTAAATACGTTACCGATGTCGCAAAAACAGGCGATGAAACTTGAATTAATTTAAAGAAAATCACATTGGCAATACCGGTTCCAACCACACCAAGCACAAGAATAAACAATAAAGAATGTTGTACTTTTTCTACCTGAACTACATCAAAAAAACCAGTGAAAAACAAAATTCCCAAAGCTGGGAAAAGCAATATCAAAAAATTTCCTGTTGTGATGCTCAAAGGCGTCAAATCCGACAAATACTTTTTAAGCAAATTGACATTTAAAGCATAACAAATCGATGCAATCAAAACCAAAATTGCATAATAATAATTTTGTTCCGGATGATTTACAGCACCATTAAAAACCAAAAGCATACTTCCCAAAAGTCCAATAACAACTCCCCAAATCTGACTCCTTCTAAAAGTTATCCCAAAAAAGGCTGCTCCCAAAATCAAGGTATTCAGCGGAGTCAATGAATTTAAAATCGCCGTAATAGAACTGTCAATCTGTGTTTCGGCAATCGCAAAAAGATAAGCAGGAACAAATGTACCAAACACAGAAGTCAACGCTATATATTTCCATTGATGATGCGGAATTTTAATCAAACTCTTAAATCCAATGAGCAGCAAAAAAAGGGCTGCAAAAATAATTCGCAAAGAACCCAACTGAAAAGCAGTTAATCCTACTAATCCTTTTTTGATCAATATAAAAGAGCTTCCCCAAATTAGGGCAAGTACAAACAAATAAACCCACTTCAACTGCTTTGTCATCATAAACACTATTTTGATGCAAAATTGTAATAATTTTAGAAACTTCCACTCCTTTTTTTATTAATTTTGCAATCAATTACAAGAAACTAAATCAATTAAA includes these proteins:
- a CDS encoding DUF4301 family protein is translated as MEENLEQLAKSGATPIIKVAIFGPESTGKTTLATQLAEYYKTVWVPEFARDYLQEKLDSGRGICDIDDMLPIAYGQTKLENESALIANKYLFCDTNLLVTKVFSELYYDYCDSLLDKAARAHQYDLFFLTDIDVPWEDDGLRDSPEGRETVFEVFKQSLIDNKKPFITISGNKEIRLKKAVAIIEELTLALQMGFTSLDYLQIYEHGISLENIKNQLAIFNEGILKSILVQPATINNGILKLSEAEFEQKANLFDANKNTFKIKKFVPASGAASRMFKFLSTFLNEFDFGNETINAYINRKKDTELSLFIVGMDKFSFFEAVDLKLKEIYPDFNALERDYKNYYFIKMLLSPKYFDFANKPKGILPFHKYETHVATPIEEHLYECAFYAASNNQSNLHLTVTENHQTQFEDIIKKEKGKIEAKSNTNIEVSYSYQKMETDTIAVDAKNKPFRNEKGMLVFRPGGHGALIENLNAIDADVVFIKNIDNVIQNNIQQISFYKKALAGVLIELQFQIFGFLKTLDNKEVDSISINEILVFLKKQLNIEWNDDFHEFKLKNQISKLKEILNKPIRVCGMVINEGEPGGGPFWVRGTDGRLTLQIVETSQVDLNNKQQLKILANATHFNPVDLVCGLKNYKGESFDLKRFVDPNSGFIVHKNHAGIDLKAYELPGLWNGAMANWLTVFVEVPLFTFNPVKTVNDLLKQAHQPL
- the pnuC gene encoding nicotinamide riboside transporter PnuC — translated: MFDYFFSQYKEYPVHEVYLELIAVFFGLWSVWCAKKDSIWVFPTGLVSTFIYAYLLWQWSLLGDSMINVYYFVMSIYGWYHWTRKKGDVAEFPISLMTSKEKIIGIFIFVATLIFVILVYLYFNKFTTWYSYVDTLLTALFFVGMWLMAKRKIENWIFWIVGDLLSIPLYFAKGYTFTSFQYIVFTIIAVYGYLEWKKILNSSQNQELHQL
- a CDS encoding geranylgeranylglyceryl/heptaprenylglyceryl phosphate synthase — protein: MTNIYNAILQAKTENRKLLAILLDPDKIDLNKMDYLIQKIYQSPATHIFIGGSQVQNNILDELILTIRQNSTLIGQDALPIVLFPGNPSQISANADAILFLSLISGRNSDYLITHQINAVPILKKTQLEIISTGYLLIESGDETAVARVSNTKPLDRNNSDYVMHTAQAGEMLGHKLIYLEAGSGAKQAIPIEMIKKVSNNIEIPLIVGGGIIDLQGIQNAYEAGADLVVIGTAFENDPDFFNHSN
- a CDS encoding 4'-phosphopantetheinyl transferase family protein; this translates as MPLYKTIILNSSTQILVWEITESYQELFEAVVLNDSNLKRLNNMKSEIHQRAFLSVRKLFQVADYTDFDLYYDEFGKPHLHDGKHISITHSHQFSAIILSDAVVGIDIELQREKIIRIADKFADTEFSFLNPDQKEEYIRKLTVIWGAKEAIFKIRNEKGISFKDHIKVDAFEMNDTQAKAELHFDAIIRDFKVCFEEFDSYDEKGIKQNFTLVYAFE
- the ahcY gene encoding adenosylhomocysteinase, whose translation is MSTTTMPFVAFKVKDISLAAWGRKEIELAEAEMPGLMALRAEYKDEQPLKGARIAGCLHMTIQTAVLIETLIALGAEVTWSSCNIFSTQDQAAAAIAAAGIQVYAWKGLNEVDFDWCIEQTLFFGEDRKPLNMILDDGGDLTNMVIDRYPELVAGIKGLSEETTTGVHRLYERVKAGTLPMPAINVNDSVTKSKFDNKYGCKESAVDAVRRATDIMLAGKRVIVCGYGDVGKGTAASFRGAGSIVTVTEIDPICALQAAMDGFEVKKLDTVVANADIIITTTGNKDIVLGSHFEKMKDKTIVCNIGHFDNEIDMAWLNKNHGASKIEIKPQVDKYTIAGKDIIILAEGRLVNLGCATGHPSFVMSNSFTNQTLAQIELWKNSAAYNNEVYMLPKHLDEKVAMLHLAKLGVELETLRDDQAAYIGVEVEGPFKPEYYRY